One genomic region from Athalia rosae chromosome 3, iyAthRosa1.1, whole genome shotgun sequence encodes:
- the LOC105687686 gene encoding 60S ribosomal protein L38, which yields MPREIKEIKDFLLKARRKDAKSVKIKKNAENVKFKVRCSRFLYTLVITDKEKAEKLKQSLPPGLQVKEVK from the exons ATG CCACGTGAAATCAAGGAAATCAAGGACTTTCTTCTAAAAGCCAGAAGAAAGGATGCCAAGT CTgttaaaataaagaagaatgcCGAGAATGTGAAGTTCAAAGTACGTTGCTCTCGATTTCTCTATACTCTTGTTATCACCGACAAAGAAAAGGCAGAGAAACTTAAGCAGTCGTTACCGCCAG gtCTTCAAGTCAAAGAAGTGAAGTAA
- the LOC125500221 gene encoding uncharacterized protein LOC125500221, which translates to MHEGRREFLIGLRKRLERMGADEKRNITLNETERNFIKKLSSSERMLLPIMDKDLELLVSSPLEKRQIMLKQMINKFLGISPEDRRFIELDNVEKKFLKEIDDSDKAKLGITDSELRFLVASNSQRNIMQQRLESSERDKRVGKIRKKLAEVNYDVSRLELSKSEHSSFLSLSSYELAKLGLTQEHLRYYAASDSERKVIWPSPSQHRNLRLNTLQNKLSKLPWKDCSTRLTSSEHTLLASLTPREQDKLHISDSEKNFMLSTDSEKELIQRQRKIESLEVKIRDFNTVTMTESERGLIFSLSPSELEMLNIDSTNKSSLLENESQKSHCDGINREMMMKSLKEKIDKNGKVYLNEDERILLSTLTPFEMAAMHLSASQVDFLLSGGSKDSDQQRRMMKIDMIKDRIHYKGISEVQLTKSERDLIESMTNCEINSSHLTASQLSFLLKKKSEKKIAYEEENYDHYCHPQASSAQNCHSHSHSCSAHSEHETRVNCGQNQADCRNKVQFKEPNISCCRQALAKDSTDDSELSESYDELGMLFSQQMKQQARPCQRKYCLLGRHLKKGRQHDERQCQVRHHYCRGYPSDQRPSCSSGTVCKDTYNEFHLMHAAPHEKKKLTSRIYESRKQFLHQPCQRCRGAPENRIMDS; encoded by the coding sequence ATGCACGAAGGACGACGCGAGTTTCTAATCGGACTCAGAAAAAGGCTGGAGAGAATGGGAgccgatgaaaaaaggaacataACGCTGAATGAGAcggaaagaaattttataaaaaaattatcttccTCCGAGAGAATGCTTCTCCCGATCATGGATAAAGATTTAGAACTGCTGGTCAGTAGTCCCTTGGAGAAACGGCAAATTATGCTCAAACAAATGATTAATAAGTTTCTCGGAATTTCTCCCGAGGATAGGAGGTTTATCGAGCTTgataacgtggaaaaaaaatttctgaaggaAATCGATGATTCGGATAAAGCTAAATTAGGGATTACTGATTCCGAACTACGGTTTCTCGTTGCTTCAAATTCTCAAAGAAATATTATGCAGCAGAGATTAGAATCGAGCGAGAGAGATAAGCGTGTCGGAaaaatacggaaaaaattGGCTGAGGTAAATTACGACGTTTCACGTCTCGAATTGTCGAAAAGTGAGCACAGTTCCTTCCTCAGTTTGAGTTCCTACGAACTCGCTAAACTCGGTCTTACGCAAGAACACCTGAGATACTACGCAGCCTCAGATTCCGAGAGAAAAGTCATATGGCCCTCACCCTCGCAGCATAGGAATCTGAGGTTGAACACTTTGCAGAATAAACTTTCGAAGTTACCTTGGAAGGACTGTAGCACTAGATTAACTTCCTCAGAGCATACGCTTCTAGCGAGTTTGACACCACGCGAGCAGGATAAGCTGCACATATCGGACtctgaaaagaatttcatgcTCTCGACAGATTCCGAGAAGGAACTGATCCAAAGACAGCGAAAGATCGAGTCGCTGGAGGTGAAGATCAGAGATTTTAATACCGTTACTATGACGGAGAGTGAGAggggtttgattttttcattatccccGTCAGAACTGGAGATGCTGAATATAGATTCGACAAACAAATCATCTTTGCTAGAGAATGAATCGCAAAAATCTCATTGTGATGGCATCAACCGGGAAATGATGATGAAATcattgaaagaaaagatcgataaaaatggaaaagtataTTTAAATGAAGATGAACGCATTCTCCTCAGCACTTTGACACCTTTCGAAATGGCAGCGATGCATTTATCGGCATCTCAGGTAGATTTTCTGCTATCAGGAGGTTCAAAGGACTCTGACCAACAAagaagaatgatgaaaattgatatGATCAAAGACAGAATACACTACAAGGGCATCAGCGAAGTACAACTGACTAAATCTGAAAGGGATTTGATAGAATCTATGACTAATTGCGAGATCAATTCATCCCATTTAACTGCTTCCCAATTAtcatttttgctcaaaaagaaatccgaaaaaaaaattgcttatGAAGAGGAAAACTATGATCACTACTGCCACCCACAGGCTTCCAGTGCCCAAAATTGTCACAGTCATTCCCATTCTTGCAGTGCTCACTCAGAACATGAAACTCGAGTAAATTGTGGACAGAACCAAGCAGATTGTCGAAATAAAGTGCAGTTTAAGGAACCTAATATTTCCTGCTGTAGGCAAGCATTAGCTAAAGATTCAACTGACGATTCAGAGCTGAGTGAAAGCTATGACGAGTTGGGGATGCTGTTTTCACAACAGATGAAGCAGCAAGCACGACCATGTCAGCGAAAATATTGTCTTTTGGGAAGACATTTGAAAAAGGGAAGACAACACGATGAAAGACAGTGTCAAGTAAGGCACCATTACTGCAGAGGGTATCCTAGCGATCAACGACCATCCTGTAGCAGTGGTACTGTGTGTAAAGATACCTacaatgaatttcatttgatgCATGCAGCCccacatgagaaaaaaaaattgacttcTAGGATCTATGAAAGCAGAAAACAGTTCTTGCATCAACCCTGTCAAAGATGTCGAGGTGCTCCTGAGAATCGAATAATGGATTCATGA
- the LOC105687675 gene encoding uncharacterized protein LOC105687675 isoform X2 gives MGRCVVRIRAPLRDPQVVELRIRRLQVGTLRDSTCEGAYVQFSDGIEDLEDDVGRYCGHVTGNATRLFLRKGPELSIVMDSDTKFAAENPVIFSAQFSVLPARLAMERHGGSLPSAAECSLECSNHNYQRQCRITSPGYPGVYPRGMRCRISLESTAGRFKIGGVSEDIFNLMNYTIQDGCRTENCEDLHVEEDINSRVRSFVDEDDDDNDDDDEDVFGEKLSRKGRNLKSFDYRFDEDDEIIIGSDVKQRRVKGGGKKNGESNEGVDDVESPPPARTTARKRKSKHKAHRKVPMANVSRGKSLDRKTEGGDFQRDRKGRKKKPDFQFERNLKSLDDNVEGKSAGIFDESTSAVQVSETPRKTNSIFEHRFHRKHKHSHDNRVENINCVSDYLAIYENLNGKIVEISKFCGEGHVPQIISRGRNVIVEFSSKRDGTIMHDGFQLTLQETESDLIKHPRNCEFVYKSSDRGTKENIKSFQHWYPPSTLCSYKFIGKLTEKVYVQLKIIRNEFEPDPGSYMRRNLSMNYCPGNEIAVYNGAFSNDSLAWSYCDILHSDINNIQVPVTSTGNILLVQYYSSKGSLNGHEFTYAISYKFIKKSQSTNTKRKTVGYNETKTISLKPVNFSALNLTEYDNCNCDFSTRIGTFKSWFIVLVVLGVISFLGAVFTIVALFIKCMKLRSMENKLLQTPKR, from the exons ATGGGCAGATGCGTTGTCAGGATTAGAGCGCCTTTGAGAGATCCTCAG GTCGTAGAACTGAGGATTCGAAGACTTCAAGTTGGTACCCTCAGAGATTCAACTTGCGAGGGAGCTTACGTACAATTTTCGGACGGAATCGAAGACCTTGAAGATGACGTAGGGAGGTATTGCGGACACGTGACAGGAAACGCAACGAG GCTGTTCCTGAGAAAAGGTCCGGAACTGAGCATAGTCATGGATTCTGATACGAAATTTGCGGCGGAAAATCCTGTCATATTTTCTGCTCAATTTTCCGTTCTTCCCGCACGCTTGGCTATGGAAAGACACGGGGGATCATTGCCATCGGCTGCTGAATGCTCGTTGGAGTGTTCGAATCATAATTATCAGCGTCAGTGTAGAATAACGTCTCCAGGATATCCGGGAGTTTATCCTAGGGGTATGCGGTGCAGAATTTCGTTGGAATCAACAGCGGGAAGATTTAAAATTGGCGGAGTTTCGGAGGATATTTTTAACCTGATGAATTACACGATTCAGGACGGATGCAGGACAGAGAATTGCGAGGATCTTCACGTCGAGGAAGATATAAATTCCAGAGTCCGTAGTTTTGTTGACGAAGATGACGATGAcaatgatgacgacgatgaagatgtttttggagaaaaattatcgagaaaagggagaaattTGAAGAGCTTTGATTACCGGTTCGATGAGgacgatgaaattattattgggAGCGACGTTAAACAGAGGAGAGTCAAAGGAGGCGGAAAAAAGAATGGCGAAAGTAACGAGGGAGTTGATGACGTTGAAAGCCCTCCACCTGCGCGGACGAcagcgagaaagagaaaatcaaagCACAAAGCTCACCGCAAAGTACCGATGGCCAATGTATCAAGGGGAAAATCTTTGGACAGAAAAACGGAAGGGGGTGATTTTCAGCGGGACAGAAAGGGTAGGAAGAAAAAGCCGGACTTCCAGTTTGAAAGAAATCTGAAAAGCCTTGATGATAACGTTGAAGGAAAAAGCGCTGGGATATTCGATGAAAGTACATCAGCTGTTCAAGTGAGCGAAACtccgagaaaaacaaattccaTATTCGAACACAGATTCCATAGAAAGCACAAGCATTCCCACGATAACAGGGTGGAGAACATCAATTGCGTGAgtgattatttggcgatatatgaaaatttgaacggtaaaatagttgaaatttcgaaattttgcggCGAAGGTCACGTACCGCAAATCATATCACGTGGTAGGAATGTTATCGTAGAATTTTCAAGTAAGAGGGACGGCACAATAATGCATGATGGTTTTCAACTCACCCTTCAAGAAACTGAATCCGACTTGATAAAACATCCTAGAAATTGCGAATTCGTTTACAAAAGTTCCGACCGAGGAACAAAGGAGAATATAAAATCATTTCAGCACTGGTATCCTCCCAGCACGCTCTGCAGCTATAAATTCATCGGTAAATTGACTGAAAAAGTTTATGTCCagttaaaaataatcagaaacgAATTTGAACCGGATCCTGGCTCTTATATGCGACGAAATTTGAGCATGAATTACTGCCCTGGAAATGAAATAGCCGTTTACAACGGTGCGTTCAGTAACGATTCCTTAGCTTGGTCTTACTGCGATATTTTACATTcggatataaataatattcaagtACCAGTTACCTCAACGGGTAATATTTTGTTGGTTCAATATTACAGTTCTAAGGGATCCTTGAACGGTCATGAATTTACATACGCCATATCATATaagtttattaaaaaatctcAGAGCACAAATACCAAGAGAAAGACGGTCGGGTATAACGAGACTAAAACCATCTCTTTAAAGCCCGttaatttttcagctcttaaTCTTACAGAGTACGATAATTGCAACTGCGACTTCTCCACAAGAATTGGAACCTTTAAGAGTTGGTTCATAGTCCTCGTCGTCCTCGGAGTAATCTCGTTTCTTGGAGCCGTATTTACGATCGTTGCGTTATTCATAAAATGTATGAAGCTCAGATCAATGGAAAACAAACTTCTTCAGACCCCAAAGCggtga
- the LOC105687675 gene encoding uncharacterized protein LOC105687675 isoform X1 — translation MKCDTVLCLCFLLPLVCTDLCYGLIHAKACNRTVRTSVGWIRWTGRMGRCVVRIRAPLRDPQVVELRIRRLQVGTLRDSTCEGAYVQFSDGIEDLEDDVGRYCGHVTGNATRLFLRKGPELSIVMDSDTKFAAENPVIFSAQFSVLPARLAMERHGGSLPSAAECSLECSNHNYQRQCRITSPGYPGVYPRGMRCRISLESTAGRFKIGGVSEDIFNLMNYTIQDGCRTENCEDLHVEEDINSRVRSFVDEDDDDNDDDDEDVFGEKLSRKGRNLKSFDYRFDEDDEIIIGSDVKQRRVKGGGKKNGESNEGVDDVESPPPARTTARKRKSKHKAHRKVPMANVSRGKSLDRKTEGGDFQRDRKGRKKKPDFQFERNLKSLDDNVEGKSAGIFDESTSAVQVSETPRKTNSIFEHRFHRKHKHSHDNRVENINCVSDYLAIYENLNGKIVEISKFCGEGHVPQIISRGRNVIVEFSSKRDGTIMHDGFQLTLQETESDLIKHPRNCEFVYKSSDRGTKENIKSFQHWYPPSTLCSYKFIGKLTEKVYVQLKIIRNEFEPDPGSYMRRNLSMNYCPGNEIAVYNGAFSNDSLAWSYCDILHSDINNIQVPVTSTGNILLVQYYSSKGSLNGHEFTYAISYKFIKKSQSTNTKRKTVGYNETKTISLKPVNFSALNLTEYDNCNCDFSTRIGTFKSWFIVLVVLGVISFLGAVFTIVALFIKCMKLRSMENKLLQTPKR, via the exons ATGAAATGCGACACCGTACTTTGCCTCTGTTTTCTCTTACCTCTGGTCTGCACGGATCTCTGCTACGGTCTCATTCACGCAAAAG cGTGCAATCGAACCGTAAGAACTTCGGTGGGCTGGATCCGTTGGACGGGAAGAATGGGCAGATGCGTTGTCAGGATTAGAGCGCCTTTGAGAGATCCTCAG GTCGTAGAACTGAGGATTCGAAGACTTCAAGTTGGTACCCTCAGAGATTCAACTTGCGAGGGAGCTTACGTACAATTTTCGGACGGAATCGAAGACCTTGAAGATGACGTAGGGAGGTATTGCGGACACGTGACAGGAAACGCAACGAG GCTGTTCCTGAGAAAAGGTCCGGAACTGAGCATAGTCATGGATTCTGATACGAAATTTGCGGCGGAAAATCCTGTCATATTTTCTGCTCAATTTTCCGTTCTTCCCGCACGCTTGGCTATGGAAAGACACGGGGGATCATTGCCATCGGCTGCTGAATGCTCGTTGGAGTGTTCGAATCATAATTATCAGCGTCAGTGTAGAATAACGTCTCCAGGATATCCGGGAGTTTATCCTAGGGGTATGCGGTGCAGAATTTCGTTGGAATCAACAGCGGGAAGATTTAAAATTGGCGGAGTTTCGGAGGATATTTTTAACCTGATGAATTACACGATTCAGGACGGATGCAGGACAGAGAATTGCGAGGATCTTCACGTCGAGGAAGATATAAATTCCAGAGTCCGTAGTTTTGTTGACGAAGATGACGATGAcaatgatgacgacgatgaagatgtttttggagaaaaattatcgagaaaagggagaaattTGAAGAGCTTTGATTACCGGTTCGATGAGgacgatgaaattattattgggAGCGACGTTAAACAGAGGAGAGTCAAAGGAGGCGGAAAAAAGAATGGCGAAAGTAACGAGGGAGTTGATGACGTTGAAAGCCCTCCACCTGCGCGGACGAcagcgagaaagagaaaatcaaagCACAAAGCTCACCGCAAAGTACCGATGGCCAATGTATCAAGGGGAAAATCTTTGGACAGAAAAACGGAAGGGGGTGATTTTCAGCGGGACAGAAAGGGTAGGAAGAAAAAGCCGGACTTCCAGTTTGAAAGAAATCTGAAAAGCCTTGATGATAACGTTGAAGGAAAAAGCGCTGGGATATTCGATGAAAGTACATCAGCTGTTCAAGTGAGCGAAACtccgagaaaaacaaattccaTATTCGAACACAGATTCCATAGAAAGCACAAGCATTCCCACGATAACAGGGTGGAGAACATCAATTGCGTGAgtgattatttggcgatatatgaaaatttgaacggtaaaatagttgaaatttcgaaattttgcggCGAAGGTCACGTACCGCAAATCATATCACGTGGTAGGAATGTTATCGTAGAATTTTCAAGTAAGAGGGACGGCACAATAATGCATGATGGTTTTCAACTCACCCTTCAAGAAACTGAATCCGACTTGATAAAACATCCTAGAAATTGCGAATTCGTTTACAAAAGTTCCGACCGAGGAACAAAGGAGAATATAAAATCATTTCAGCACTGGTATCCTCCCAGCACGCTCTGCAGCTATAAATTCATCGGTAAATTGACTGAAAAAGTTTATGTCCagttaaaaataatcagaaacgAATTTGAACCGGATCCTGGCTCTTATATGCGACGAAATTTGAGCATGAATTACTGCCCTGGAAATGAAATAGCCGTTTACAACGGTGCGTTCAGTAACGATTCCTTAGCTTGGTCTTACTGCGATATTTTACATTcggatataaataatattcaagtACCAGTTACCTCAACGGGTAATATTTTGTTGGTTCAATATTACAGTTCTAAGGGATCCTTGAACGGTCATGAATTTACATACGCCATATCATATaagtttattaaaaaatctcAGAGCACAAATACCAAGAGAAAGACGGTCGGGTATAACGAGACTAAAACCATCTCTTTAAAGCCCGttaatttttcagctcttaaTCTTACAGAGTACGATAATTGCAACTGCGACTTCTCCACAAGAATTGGAACCTTTAAGAGTTGGTTCATAGTCCTCGTCGTCCTCGGAGTAATCTCGTTTCTTGGAGCCGTATTTACGATCGTTGCGTTATTCATAAAATGTATGAAGCTCAGATCAATGGAAAACAAACTTCTTCAGACCCCAAAGCggtga
- the LOC125500222 gene encoding uncharacterized protein LOC125500222 → MLLNYWRDPSTRNHRDFSRVSRTLRQVKRQDLARWLCGGRPSCFSRDGDYNGTNDASSMTAQMQVIPIYASRALPDHESSIDPTLDAMIWIYIALAVSATAAVLLCVHYLFKKFRKPSQYISLADKRSVQHACRYTDNNEGVFPCSKKNRYPQTQSGCGCSSN, encoded by the exons ATGCTATTAAATTATTGGCGAGATCCCAGCACCAGAAATCACAGAGACTTTTCCCGCGTATCGAGGACTCTTCGTCAAGTGAAAAGACAAGACTTGGCAAGGTGGTTGTGCGGTGGAAGACCGTCGTGCTTTTCCAGAGACGGTGATTACAATGGAACAAATGACGCTTCGTCAATGACTGCGCAAATGCAGGTGAT ACCGATCTACGCGAGCAGAGCTCTCCCTGATCACGAGTCATCGATTGATCCGACTTTGGACGCTATGATTTGGATATACATCGCCCTCGCAGTTAGCGCTACCGCAGCTGTCTTACTCTGCGTGCATTacttgtttaaaaaatttcgcaaaccTTCGCAATACAT ATCTTTAGCTGACAAACGAAGTGTCCAACATGCCTGTCGATACACGGACAATAACGAAGGCGTCTTTCCTTGCAGCAAGAAAAATAGATATCCTCAAACGCAATCGGGATGCGGATGTTCGAGCAATTGA